A region of Salvia splendens isolate huo1 chromosome 17, SspV2, whole genome shotgun sequence DNA encodes the following proteins:
- the LOC121773289 gene encoding malate dehydrogenase 1, mitochondrial-like — protein sequence MTAPLLRSALRRSAAASYMSIRAFASPPGQQRKVAILGAAGGIGQPLSLLMKLNPMVSHLSLYDIAGTPGVAADVSHVNTRSEVKGYAGEDQLGAALEGSDLVIIPAGVPRKPGMTRDDLFEINAGIVKSLSEAIAKYCPNALVNMISNPVNSTVPIAAEVFKSKGVYDERRLLGVTTLDVVRARTFYAGKANVNVADVDVPVIGGHAGITILPLFSQATPSANLSADEITALTKRTQDGGTEVVEAKAGKGSATLSMAYAGALFADACLKGLNGVPNVVECAFVQSTVTELPFFASKVKLGKNGVEEVLGFGPLSDYEKQGLEALKTELKSSIEKGVKWHANSKNPKINSVYEPIKPTFRPLSPHLPIYKPQTSSTVSITNRVSAIILTAVPLSYAFLTLKVGPMCLANESVYQAMYYSSKLGPIALQVTAIATVYHLVYGLHDLYQMFRP from the exons ATGACGGCCCCCTTGTTGAGATCGGCTCTGCGGAGGAGCGCGGCAGCGTCGTACATGTCGATCCGTGCATTCGCTTCGCCGCCGGGGCAGCAGCGGAAGGTAGCGATTTTGGGCGCCGCCGGAGGGATCGGACAGCCGCTATCTCTTTTAATGAAGCTGAATCCTATGGTTTCACACCTCTCGCTCTATGATATCGCCGGAACGCCTGGTGTAGCCGCTGATGTTAGCCACGTCAATACCAGATCCGAG gTGAAAGGATATGCGGGTGAGGATCAGCTAGGGGCAGCTTTGGAGGGTTCAGATTTGGTCATCATTCCAGCTGGTGTACCAAGAAAGCCTGGCATGACCCGTGATGACCTCTTCGAGATCAATGCTGGCATTGTCAAATCTCTTTCTGAGGCAATTGCCAAATATTGCCCCAAT GCTCTGGTCAATATGATCAGCAATCCCGTGAATTCGACTGTACCAATTGCTGCCGAAGTCTTCAAGTCCAAGGGAGTATATGATGAGAGGAGACTCCTTGGTGTAACAACTCTTGATGTTGTTAGAGCCAGAACATTCTATGCTGGCAAGGCCAATGTCAATGTTGCTG ATGTCGACGTACCTGTTATTGGTGGACATGCTGGAATTACTATTCTCCCCTTGTTTTCACAA GCCACACCTTCAGCAAATCTGTCAGCTGATGAAATTACTGCTCTTACTAAGAGAACACAAGATGGTGGGACTGAAGTTGTTGAAGCCAAGGCTGGGAAGGGATCAGCTACACTTTCAATGGC ATATGCGGGGGCCTTATTTGCTGACGCTTGCTTGAAAGGTCTTAATGGGGTCCCAAATGTTGTGGAATGTGCATTCGTGCAGTCCACTGTGACTGAGCTACCTTTCTTCGCCTCCAAG GTGAAACTAGGGAAGAATGGTGTTGAGGAAGTATTGGGATTCGGTCCTCTGTCTGATTATGAGAAACAAGGATTGGAAGCTCTCAAGACCGAGTTGAAAAGCTCAATTGAGAAAGGAGTCAAATGGCATGCCAATTCCAAAAATCCCAAAATCAACAGTGTCTATGAACCTATAAAGCCTACCTTCCGACCATTATCCCCCCATCTTCCCATCTATAAGCCTCAGACGAGCTCTACAGTCTCCATCACTAACAGAGTAAGTGCTATCATCCTAACCGCTGTCCCTTTATCTTATGCGTTCCTTACTCTGAAAGTGGGACCAATGTGTTTGGCCAATGAGAGCGTCTACCAAGCCATGTATTATTCGTCAAAGCTCGGGCCAATCGCCCTCCAGGTTACTGCCATAGCCACAGTCTACCATTTAGTATACGGGCTTCATGATTTGTATCAGATGTTTCGCCCCTAA